A genomic window from Leishmania braziliensis MHOM/BR/75/M2904 complete genome, chromosome 19 includes:
- the ATG8 gene encoding putative ATG8/AUT7/APG8/PAZ2: MSSRVAGSYKKAHTLEARLRDAEKVRERAPDRILVICEKAENSPVPDLDKSKFLVPPDATVGGFLVSIRRRITMEAEKALFLFVGDSVPANSTLMSDLFNRYKDEDGFLYVTYSGENTYG; this comes from the coding sequence ATGTCTTCCAGGGTAGCTGGCTCGTACAAGAAGGCGCACACGCTAGAGGCGCGCCTGCGCGACGCGGAGAAGGTTCGCGAGCGTGCTCCCGATCGCATTCTCGTCATCTGCGAAAAGGCAGAGAACTCCCCCGTACCTGATCTGGATAAGAGTAAGTTTTTGGTACCGCCGGACGCGACCGTTGGTGGTTTCCTCGTGAGcatccgccgccgcatcacCATGGAAGCTGAGAAggcgctctttctctttgtgGGCGACAGTGTGCCGGCCAACAGCACCCTCATGAGCGACCTCTTCAACCGTTACAAGGATGAGGACGGGTTCTTGTACGTCACGTACTCTGGCGAGAACACATACGGTTGA
- a CDS encoding putative potassium voltage-gated channel, which produces MSFDRRWAWQHARPMSSMCEHQECARVHRPQERTHMNRIIKVNVGGRYFQTRLSTLLRFPDTSFAKMFEGLTSTSIAPSTPSPSPQVTENEDVFVDANPDVFEKVLGFLRTNHIQLPLNDEGLRAELVHHLKYWDLMPHAFPASAVDGAVEGEEARLIELPDVCVVQVCDHMQHDQGVKRHAMTITYGADGFQLRKLAQMIRRDLNQQLSSTYWQCYQTNERAAFFATTKVANGAADILTTSITQQVVQHTERLGYHLATSYVTLSPDVVHTSVRMLIHNFIFRRVRLPALEAADEAALLGDEGDEVETYQNFEPRPVGPQKVQWADSPSRPPRQEVSSDLWK; this is translated from the coding sequence ATGAGCTTCGATCGGCGCTGGGCTTGGCAACACGCGCGTCCGATGTCCTCAATGTGTGAGCACCAggagtgtgcgcgtgtgcatcgGCCCCAAGAGCGAACACACATGAACCGCATCATCAAGGTTAATGTTGGAGGGCGTTACTTTCAAACCCGCCTCTCCACGCTGCTCCGCTTTCCCGATACATCCTTTGCCAAGATGTTTGAGGGATTGACATCGACGAGCATCGCACCATCCACTCCATCCCCGTCGCCACAGGTTACAGAGAACGAGGATGTGTTTGTGGATGCAAACCCCGATGTGTTTGAGAAGGTGCTGGGGTTTCTACGCACCAACCACATCCAGCTTCCCTTGAATGATGAGGGGCTGCGTGCAGAGCTCGTTCATCACCTGAAGTATTGGGACCTCATGCCGCACGCCTTCCCTGCGTCGGCTGTAGACGGTgctgtggagggggaggaggctcGTCTCATCGAACTCCCCGACGTATGCgtggtgcaggtgtgtgACCACATGCAGCACGACCAAGGCGTGAAGCGCCACGCCATGACTATCACTTACGGCGCTGACGGGTTTCAGCTCCGCAAACTCGCGCAGATGATCCGCCGGGACCTGAATCAGCAGCTCTCCTCCACGTACTGGCAGTGCTACCAAACCAACGAGCGCGCGGCCTTCTTTGCGACCACTAAGGTGGCCAACGGCGCCGCGGACATTCTCACCACCTCCATCACACAGCAAGTTGTCCAGCACACGGAGAGGCTTGGCTACCACTTGGCCACTTCCTATGTGACTCTGAGTCCCGATGTGGTGCATACGAGCGTGCGCATGCTCATCCACAACTTTATCTTCCGACGAGTGCGACTCCctgcgctggaggctgcggatgaagcggcgctgctgggtgACGAGGGGGACGAGGTGGAGACGTACCAGAACTTTGAGCCGCGCCCCGTGGGCCCGCAAAAGGTGCAGTGGGCGGACTCGCCATCGAGGCCGCCGAGGCAGGAAGTCTCCTCCGACCTTTGGAAGTAA